ACGGGAATGGTAGTAAGGTGGGCCTGCCTGGCCCTGGTGCTGGTGCTCTGCTTTGAGGTCTCGGCAAGATATGTCTTTAATGCGCCAACGATGTGGTCATTTGAAACTGCAAGCATGCTAGGGGGTACCATTGCGGTTCTGGGCTGGTCTTATACCCACAAGCACGGCGGGCATGTGAGAGTGGATGTGTTTTATACCCACTTGTCGCCCAGAGGGAAGGCAATTCTCGATGTCGCTCTTGCCTTATTATTTTTCTTTCCGCTGCTCTTTTCCCTTACGTACGTTGCCTGGGATAGGATGTGGTTCGCCTGGTCAATGGGTGAAGTGATGGCTAGAAGTAACTGGTACCCGATAACCGGTCCAATCAGAACCGTAGTGGTTCTGGGACTGTTTCTGTTTGCCCTTCAGGGTGTGGCACAACTCATTCGCGACCTGTATCGGCTGACAAGGAACCAACAACTATGATTGAAATTAGTCCAGAGATTACCACCTTAATAATGCTGGGCGGGATTCTGGTGGGGATTCTGAGCGGTTATCCCTTGGCCATCCCTATTGGTGCTCTCGGCTTAATACTTGGCTATGCCATATTGGGACCTTCGGTACTTAATCTTATGTATACGCGCTTGTTTGCCCTGATAACCAGCTATGTCCTCCTAGCCGCCCCCCTGTTTATTTTTATGGGGATTATGCTGGAACGCTCGGGAATCGCCGAACGATTGTATGATGCCTTATACCTGTGGCTCGGTGGGCTCAGGGGTGGACTGGCGGTAACCACGGTGTTACTGGGTACTATCCTGGCTGCCTGCGTCGGCATCATTGGCGCCTCGGTTACCATGCTATCCCTTCTCGCCCTTCCCGCCATGGTAAATCGAGGTTATTCCAAAAGCCTAGCCGCAGGCTCGGTTTGCGCCGGCGGCACCCTGGGTATCCTTATTCCCCCCAGTATCATGCTGGTTATCTATGGGCCAATGGCTTTTATATCGGTGGGAAAGCTGTTTATGGCCGCATTTATCCCCGGGTTTATCCTCTCCGGTTTATATTGCAGCTACATTATCCTGCGCTGTTTATTTCAGCCAAATATTGCACCGGCAGTGCCTGCTGAAGAAAGGAAAGTCCCCTTCATTAAGAAAACGACTATGCTTCTTACCTCGATGGTTCCTCCCGCGCTACTTATCCTGGCGGTGCTGGGCACCATCTTTTTTGGAGTAGCCCCTCCCACTGAAGCTGCCGCCGTGGGTGCCTTTGCCGCTACCGTTTTGGCCCTTGTCTACCGACGATTGAATCTTGAAATCCTGAAGGACACGCTAAGCCGAACACTGAGGGTTACCGCCATGATACTGCTCATCGGAGGATTGTCTTTCGCCTTCGTCGGTGTCTTTCTCGCCGCCGGTTGCGGAAAGGTAATAGAAGAACTCATTCTGGCTGCCCCTGGGGGCAAATGGGGTGCCTTTGCCATAGTCATGTTTGCGCTCTTCATCCTGGGGTTTTTCATTGACTGGTTAGGTATCCTCTTTATCATGGTTCCTATAATATCTCCCCTTGTGCCCGTTCTAGGGTTTGACCCCCTTTGGTTTGCCATGATGGTCTGCGTTAATCTTCAGATGTCTTTCATGACACCTCCCATGGCCCATGCTATATTCTATCTCCGAGGTTCAGCTGACCCATCTTTGGGAGTTACCATGGGTGACATAATCCGGGGGGTATTTCCGTTTGTTTTTCTCATCTTGATTGGGATGGGGCTATGCGTGGCCTTTCCTCAGCTAATCCTCTGGCTACCCGGTCAGATGATAAAGTAACACGGAAATGCTTGCCAGCGGGTAATTTTAGCTAAAGGGTAGGAGTTTCTTTATCAAAAACGAGTGGAGGGAGGAAATATGACACAAGCAGGTGGGAAAAAGATTGGCTTCATTGGTCTAGGCTCAATGGGAAAACCTATGGCAACCAATATTTCAAAAG
This genomic window from Chloroflexota bacterium contains:
- a CDS encoding TRAP transporter large permease subunit, producing MIEISPEITTLIMLGGILVGILSGYPLAIPIGALGLILGYAILGPSVLNLMYTRLFALITSYVLLAAPLFIFMGIMLERSGIAERLYDALYLWLGGLRGGLAVTTVLLGTILAACVGIIGASVTMLSLLALPAMVNRGYSKSLAAGSVCAGGTLGILIPPSIMLVIYGPMAFISVGKLFMAAFIPGFILSGLYCSYIILRCLFQPNIAPAVPAEERKVPFIKKTTMLLTSMVPPALLILAVLGTIFFGVAPPTEAAAVGAFAATVLALVYRRLNLEILKDTLSRTLRVTAMILLIGGLSFAFVGVFLAAGCGKVIEELILAAPGGKWGAFAIVMFALFILGFFIDWLGILFIMVPIISPLVPVLGFDPLWFAMMVCVNLQMSFMTPPMAHAIFYLRGSADPSLGVTMGDIIRGVFPFVFLILIGMGLCVAFPQLILWLPGQMIK
- a CDS encoding TRAP transporter small permease subunit yields the protein MRNIVRVIDNISEYTGMVVRWACLALVLVLCFEVSARYVFNAPTMWSFETASMLGGTIAVLGWSYTHKHGGHVRVDVFYTHLSPRGKAILDVALALLFFFPLLFSLTYVAWDRMWFAWSMGEVMARSNWYPITGPIRTVVVLGLFLFALQGVAQLIRDLYRLTRNQQL